TGCGGGACAGTAAACGTACAGAGATGTCAAGTTCCTTCCGAGcgcgctggcctccgccACCAGCCCGAGAGCGCCCATGCAGGCGGGCAGAGGAGTCTCGGCTGACCCGGTTGCTcacgcgagggcgcagcggcgaagcgacggagcgacgcagcgagagctTTCGGTGCTGCCTTTCGCACGTCGCGAAtccctcgttttcttctccttcttttgGTTCGCCGCATCTTCCTgtcgcgccgtcttctttGCAGCCCTCTTCTGCTCCGCGCTTCTGCGGTCTGTTTCCTTCTTTTATCTCTCTCactgccgcgtctccgccctccgctgccgtGTCTTGCACTTCTTCTCGATCTTTTTTCCTTTCTGCGACCAGCGGCGCTTCTGGctcccttcgccgtcgtccgcgtttcgagccgcggcctcgattTCCTGCTTCCCGACTCGCGCCGTTGACTTCGCTTGCGCCTAGCTCCTTGGTAGCCGGCTCTGCGAAGGAGGGCGGGCGGCTTGCGCTGCCTTcgcagcttcctctctcctctttgccTTCTCTTTGTCGCGTCTACTCTGCTGTGCGTGCCCCGGTGCCGCCTGCTTGCTGCTCTTCGCCGGTATCCACACTGTTGGgctcttctgcggccgcttgtttgcctccgcgcggcgcctctcttccgcggcgcgccccgaTATCTGGTTTTTCAGCGGCGGTTCCCCGCAGCTTCTCTCCTTGGAGGGGtcagctgcctgcgcagcgcctcggcgcgaaggagctcgccgtcctcgaaGACTTGTTCGTGACGATTCGTGAGAGCACattcgcagaggcgcctcccccgccctcTTGCGATGACGAGGCAGGAGCATCGCTGGGtagctcttcttcttctcgcagcgcagagctctcagcggcctcgtcggcccggcggggcggcggcggcggcgaggcgcggcctgcgcagtTTGCGCTGTTTGCCGCGTTGTTCCCCGAgtcgctgctgtcttcgCTGGAGGCCTTCGTGAACgcgtggagagagaaggaagttttaacgcagctgctggcagACAGCCACGAGGCGCTCTGCGGATGCGAccaggcccgcgccgctgcccccctCTCGGCACAAGCGAGcgatgcggcgccgcaggttcccgaagaaaaacgcgctCTGAAACGACGAGACGAgctcgaagaagagagctTGCCGAGGCAGgcaaaagaagaggaaagagacGACCTGCCGAGCTTCCTGACTGACGACGCCGACTGGGTTGCGGCGCACCTGGaggcctgccgcagcgaagaagtCTTTCTCGAGGAGTTCTACGTGACGCGGGCGGCCCTTCGGCAGGGCCTCGCGCAGGTtcgcgacgcatgcagcccgcagaaggagaaaaaggaCGAGGGAAAGAAAGACAAACAAACATTCCTCCTCGAccccgaagaagacgaaactGCGCTCCAGGGAGACGCCGTTCTCGAGGTAAGCCaaggcctccgcagcagctACAGAGAGAGATGCACAACGAGTCAAAATGAAAAGAGAGGCCAAACACCAAACACACAGGACTGCCGACGAAACACTGCGCTACctgcgcgtgtctcgctACACGTTGAGGCGTGGATAtcatcatatatatatgtatgcatgtgtgtatgtatgcatgcatgcatgtacatATCTATGTACGTGGGCgcatatctatctatatctatctatatctatctatctgcgTATGTTtccatgtatgtatgtaacTAAGGATGTAAATGATTGAACACGCCCGCCCAGATGACTTTTCATGATATATAACTGGTAATATTATTTTTGCATGAGTCTATCTGCGTGTATTTGCGCCCTGCGGTGCACAAATTTGTTCCACTCTCGTCTGTCGCGAGATTTCTGCGAGGGGGAGGACCCCAgacacagaggcgcagcggctcggccgctcgctcgcctctcgctgaaGCAGAGCGGATCGCATGTCGAGCTttctgcgtggcggcgccgcagatcCAAGCAGGCGTgggcggagaggacgcggcgctcttctcgcgcgatCTCTTCGGCATGTATGAGGcgttcgcggcctcgcgcggttGGTGCTTTCGCGTTCTAGATGCGCAGGAAACCGACAGAGGAGGCtaccgccgcgccgctgcgcaagTCGAAGGCAAGTCCCCGGCCCCTGCCAACCCGACGCTGCCAGCCTGGCCGCCGTAATGACACTCACGCAGTACTCTGTTTATTCATCTGTTTGTTTTTATTTGTATTCAGTCTTATATATTTTTATGTATAGTTGCACGTGGGGGTAGATGTAGAGGCGCCCGCTCTGTCTGGAAATCTATTTGCAAAGTGCATCTGTTTCTCTTCGCaaagaggcgcgcgtgtgtgctgcACCATGCAGCAGAGACCTGTATCTAGGTCTACATGCCTGTCGTAGATGCCCGCGATCTATGTAAATGCCTACCTGCCTGTCCGCGTGGCTTCGCCCGGCGTGCGGGAGGCTGGAGGCCTTTAAGTTGATGCGCTGGAGCTCAGTTTGACTGCGAtgtgttttcttttttcggtCTCAGGGCTAGATgcctttcgc
Above is a window of Besnoitia besnoiti strain Bb-Ger1 chromosome Unknown contig00007, whole genome shotgun sequence DNA encoding:
- a CDS encoding peptidyl-tRNA hydrolase domain-containing protein (encoded by transcript BESB_075110), with amino-acid sequence MSSSFRARWPPPPARERPCRRAEESRLTRLLTRGRSGEATERRSESFRCCLSHVANPSFSSPSFGSPHLPVAPSSLQPSSAPRFCGLFPSFISLTAASPPSAAVSCTSSRSFFLSATSGASGSLRRRPRFEPRPRFPASRLAPLTSLAPSSLVAGSAKEGGRLALPSQLPLSSLPSLCRVYSAVRAPVPPACCSSPVSTLLGSSAAACLPPRGASLPRRAPISGFSAAVPRSFSPWRGQLPAQRLGAKELAVLEDLFVTIRESTFAEAPPPPSCDDEAGASLGSSSSSRSAELSAASSARRGGGGGEARPAQFALFAALFPESLLSSLEAFVNAWREKEVLTQLLADSHEALCGCDQARAAAPLSAQASDAAPQVPEEKRALKRRDELEEESLPRQAKEEERDDLPSFLTDDADWVAAHLEACRSEEVFLEEFYVTRAALRQGLAQVRDACSPQKEKKDEGKKDKQTFLLDPEEDETALQGDAVLEIQAGVGGEDAALFSRDLFGMYEAFAASRGLDAFRFLSLEAGIHRVQRVPPTEARGRMQTSATAVTVLPRSSNLEDRIDLSPPNLKIDFMRASGPGGQSVNKSETAVRITHKPTGTSVHCMRTQSQTENKSLALELLRAQLLQQLVRQAMEERGKALDAQKGSKDRSEKIRTYNFQRDVVTDHRCRMHVQGVKNFLDSSDGLLPILEVLMQSREDAQIADLLGEIKATLDLVR